From Pseudomonas sp. B21-028, one genomic window encodes:
- a CDS encoding MFS transporter — protein MDVEAERTVGASTQLPRAGAATLSRHQTLLFAVTCAMAVANVYFAQPLLESMATSLSVQPGTVGVVVTATQVGYAVGLLFIVPLGDLLNRKKLILTQLLLSAVALCAVGLAQSWGMLLGAMVLVGLMAVVVQALVAYAASLASPDQRGEAIGTVTSGVVLGILLARFVSGVVADLAGWRGVYFGSAVLMVGMAWLLYRTMPASATSPARGSYWQLLRSVLRLYRTERTLRVRGTFALLIFAAFSVLWTAMVLPLSAPPLSLSHTQIGLFGLAGVAGALAAARAGRLADQGLGNRTTGIALGLLTLSWLPTALVESSLLGMVVGVVLLDFAVQTVHVTNQSLIFAARPDAQSRLVGAYMCFYSVGSGLGAIAATYTYAHFGWVSVCLLGAAISGVALLYWLYLQLTSA, from the coding sequence ATGGACGTCGAAGCCGAAAGAACAGTAGGAGCCAGCACACAGCTCCCTCGGGCAGGTGCAGCCACCCTCAGCCGTCATCAGACACTTCTCTTCGCCGTCACCTGCGCGATGGCTGTGGCCAATGTCTATTTCGCACAGCCGCTGCTGGAGTCGATGGCCACCAGCCTGTCGGTTCAACCCGGCACTGTCGGTGTGGTAGTCACGGCGACTCAGGTGGGCTATGCGGTAGGCCTGCTGTTCATCGTGCCCTTGGGCGATCTGCTGAATCGCAAGAAACTCATTCTGACGCAGCTGTTGCTGTCGGCCGTGGCCTTGTGCGCGGTAGGGCTGGCGCAAAGTTGGGGCATGCTGCTCGGCGCGATGGTACTGGTCGGCCTGATGGCCGTCGTGGTGCAGGCGTTGGTCGCCTATGCCGCCTCCCTGGCGAGCCCGGACCAGCGCGGCGAGGCCATCGGCACCGTGACCAGTGGCGTGGTCCTGGGCATCCTCCTCGCCCGCTTCGTCTCTGGCGTAGTCGCCGACCTGGCCGGATGGCGGGGTGTCTACTTCGGGTCGGCAGTGTTGATGGTGGGCATGGCATGGCTGCTGTACCGAACCATGCCGGCATCGGCAACATCGCCGGCCAGGGGTAGCTACTGGCAGTTGCTGCGCTCGGTGTTGCGGTTGTACCGGACAGAGCGGACGCTGCGCGTCAGAGGCACCTTTGCCTTGCTCATATTCGCGGCATTCAGCGTGCTGTGGACCGCCATGGTGCTGCCGCTGAGCGCGCCGCCACTGTCGCTTTCACATACCCAGATCGGCTTGTTCGGTCTGGCCGGAGTGGCGGGAGCCCTGGCCGCGGCACGCGCAGGGAGATTGGCCGACCAAGGGCTCGGCAATCGCACCACAGGCATTGCTCTAGGGTTATTGACCTTGTCGTGGTTGCCCACCGCGTTGGTTGAAAGCTCATTGCTGGGCATGGTGGTCGGGGTCGTCCTGCTGGACTTCGCCGTGCAAACCGTTCATGTGACCAACCAGAGCCTGATCTTCGCGGCGCGGCCCGATGCGCAAAGCCGCCTGGTGGGGGCCTACATGTGCTTTTACTCAGTCGGCAGCGGTTTGGGCGCGATTGCTGCCACTTACACTTACGCACACTTCGGTTGGGTGAGCGTTTGCCTGTTGGGCGCGGCCATCAGCGGCGTGGCCCTGTTGTATTGGCTGTACTTGCAGCTGACGTCAGCGTGA
- a CDS encoding helix-turn-helix domain-containing protein produces the protein MARQALLAQSECPVARTLEAIGDRWALMIIRDAFDDVRRFSEFQKRLGLAKNILAVKLKMLVELGIFEVQPASDGSAYKEYVLTEMGRSVFPIVVSMRQWGERFLFNKGEHYSVLLDNDSSEPVETITVRSKAGRVLAAQDCHRRVVKRNT, from the coding sequence ATGGCCAGACAGGCACTGCTGGCGCAGAGCGAATGCCCCGTGGCGCGGACCCTTGAAGCCATCGGAGATCGTTGGGCGCTGATGATCATCCGCGACGCTTTCGATGATGTTCGACGCTTCAGCGAGTTCCAGAAACGCCTTGGCCTTGCCAAGAACATCCTGGCGGTAAAACTCAAGATGTTGGTCGAGTTGGGGATATTCGAAGTCCAACCGGCGTCCGACGGCAGCGCCTACAAGGAATATGTACTCACCGAGATGGGGCGCTCCGTGTTTCCCATTGTGGTGAGCATGCGCCAGTGGGGAGAGCGCTTCCTCTTCAACAAGGGCGAGCATTATTCGGTGCTGCTGGACAACGACTCGTCGGAGCCAGTCGAGACCATCACGGTCCGTTCAAAGGCGGGCAGGGTATTGGCTGCGCAAGATTGTCACCGTCGGGTCGTCAAGCGGAATACCTGA
- a CDS encoding tautomerase family protein: MPFVRTAVIKGTSQQQRQLIVDGIHQALVESIGMPEDELFNLVTDYDPEQFFYSRTFNGVARSDKLVVIEITMRRGRSDAMKRDLYKKIADHLGAQAQVRPQDVFIFMHENDYSDWSVGLGKFAMALVQQTGDASVV; this comes from the coding sequence ATGCCATTCGTTCGAACAGCCGTCATCAAGGGCACCAGCCAGCAGCAACGCCAACTCATCGTCGATGGCATTCATCAAGCGCTGGTCGAGAGCATCGGCATGCCCGAGGATGAACTGTTCAACCTGGTCACCGACTATGATCCGGAGCAGTTCTTCTACAGCCGCACCTTTAATGGCGTCGCTCGTTCAGACAAGCTCGTCGTGATTGAGATCACGATGCGCAGGGGGCGCAGTGACGCCATGAAACGGGACCTGTACAAAAAAATCGCTGACCATCTTGGCGCTCAAGCGCAGGTTCGTCCGCAGGATGTTTTCATCTTCATGCATGAGAACGACTATTCGGACTGGTCGGTGGGCCTGGGCAAGTTTGCGATGGCGTTGGTGCAGCAAACCGGCGATGCCTCTGTCGTGTAG
- a CDS encoding LysR substrate-binding domain-containing protein, which produces MKRRLPPLNALRSFEAAARLGRMTSAADELSVTPGAVSRQVRQLELSLGIDLFEGTKNKPQLTAAGKELLPDLTAALDQIEAAVNRIRDTATGTLDVSCFSTFTVKWLIPRLFDFNVKYPDIKVRLSSSGDTTDTGRDRYDVMITAEQGPLDDQENTLLLFPERLGVVLSPVLSERIQLTELSSIFRYPLLHTKTRPNAWASWGDAIGYQATAPAGLEYEHYYFTLEAAIAGLGICVAPWHLVADDVRLGRLLAPFGFHQSSYWYVAKWGSEGSKKLELFCGWLVGEVGRGGFLRSCFGPPSD; this is translated from the coding sequence ATGAAACGTCGCCTCCCCCCATTGAATGCTCTGCGCTCCTTCGAGGCCGCCGCTCGACTGGGAAGAATGACGTCTGCCGCCGATGAACTTTCGGTTACGCCCGGAGCAGTGAGTCGCCAGGTACGCCAGCTGGAACTGAGTCTTGGAATCGACCTGTTCGAGGGCACCAAGAACAAACCGCAACTCACCGCCGCCGGCAAAGAACTCCTGCCAGACCTCACGGCTGCGCTGGATCAGATCGAAGCCGCAGTAAACCGAATCAGGGACACCGCGACGGGTACTCTGGACGTCTCCTGCTTCAGCACCTTCACGGTCAAATGGTTGATCCCCCGCCTGTTCGACTTCAACGTGAAATACCCGGACATCAAGGTTCGCTTGAGCTCCTCAGGCGACACGACCGATACGGGGCGTGATCGGTATGACGTGATGATCACGGCTGAGCAAGGGCCGCTGGATGATCAGGAAAACACCCTCCTGCTATTCCCCGAGCGATTGGGCGTCGTCCTGTCACCCGTGTTATCCGAGCGTATCCAGTTGACTGAACTCAGTTCGATTTTCCGGTACCCACTCCTGCACACCAAAACGCGCCCGAATGCCTGGGCGAGCTGGGGGGATGCGATTGGCTACCAGGCCACCGCCCCGGCCGGCTTGGAGTACGAGCATTACTATTTCACGTTGGAGGCCGCGATTGCCGGGCTGGGAATCTGCGTCGCGCCCTGGCACCTGGTGGCTGACGATGTTCGTCTTGGCCGGTTGTTGGCACCGTTTGGGTTTCATCAGAGCAGCTATTGGTATGTGGCGAAGTGGGGTTCGGAGGGTAGTAAGAAGTTGGAGTTGTTTTGTGGGTGGTTGGTGGGGGAGGTGGGACGGGGTGGCTTTCTACGCTCATGCTTCGGCCCACCGTCAGATTAG
- a CDS encoding Wzz/FepE/Etk N-terminal domain-containing protein yields the protein MTITSLSKDEISLGEFFKFFARQVRTIAWVFVVLFVGGLGYAITRPTLYMSVARVTIGDNLNVGVDVSSQLENPEMIVYKYSQVATIKPIKNTRIVEVSAIAGGREESIQKVKFSVSEMVAVQNNIYQRQERKFIKYLDLLKVTDSTKIQVLSMLQDASLSSMTYSSEVSTTELPHSGKMYKNMLVVTFISTLMALIIGAIKEGVRRMREAA from the coding sequence ATGACGATAACAAGTCTTTCTAAAGATGAAATTTCATTGGGCGAATTTTTTAAGTTTTTCGCTCGGCAGGTACGGACCATTGCATGGGTTTTCGTTGTGTTGTTTGTCGGAGGTCTGGGCTATGCGATAACCAGACCGACATTGTATATGAGCGTGGCAAGGGTAACGATAGGAGATAATTTGAATGTAGGGGTGGACGTATCTAGTCAGCTCGAAAATCCCGAAATGATAGTGTACAAGTATTCTCAAGTTGCCACAATAAAACCTATAAAAAATACCCGTATCGTTGAGGTCTCAGCTATTGCAGGGGGGCGTGAAGAATCAATTCAAAAAGTTAAGTTTTCTGTGAGTGAAATGGTTGCGGTGCAAAATAACATATATCAAAGACAGGAAAGAAAGTTCATTAAATATTTGGATCTGTTGAAGGTGACGGATTCTACCAAAATTCAAGTTTTAAGTATGTTGCAGGATGCCTCTCTCTCGTCAATGACCTACTCATCAGAAGTCAGCACTACGGAGCTTCCTCACAGTGGCAAGATGTATAAGAACATGCTTGTTGTTACGTTCATTTCTACTCTCATGGCATTGATCATTGGTGCTATTAAAGAAGGGGTTCGGCGGATGCGTGAGGCCGCTTGA